One segment of Chthoniobacterales bacterium DNA contains the following:
- a CDS encoding glutathione S-transferase C-terminal domain-containing protein has protein sequence MAQFPEEQTADGEFERQEDAFREWITPDGASGYSPDPGRYHLYVSLACPWATRTMIVRHLLGLEDVIGATVVDPVRDERGWAFREGEGHSLDPLNGFAFLAEAYHATASDCDGRVTVPVLWDRQRGRIVNNSEDDICRMLHDCFGPRGDAGTGADLFPAAIAGEQAELSTFIYEKVNNGVYRAGFADTQRAYEAGARELFAALDVLEARLARRRFLFGSHPVETDWRLFCTLIRFDPVYHGHFKCNVRRIVDYPNLAGFTRDLYQWRGIAALTNFDHIKRHYYYTHDDINPTRIVPIGPDLAWLDEPAVRPEMEFADGEDG, from the coding sequence ATGGCGCAATTTCCGGAGGAGCAGACTGCGGACGGAGAGTTCGAGCGACAGGAGGACGCGTTTCGTGAGTGGATCACTCCGGACGGCGCGTCCGGATATTCGCCCGATCCGGGGCGCTACCATCTTTACGTCTCGCTGGCCTGCCCCTGGGCCACGCGCACGATGATCGTGCGCCATCTGCTCGGTCTCGAGGATGTGATCGGGGCGACCGTCGTCGATCCCGTGCGAGACGAGCGTGGCTGGGCCTTCCGCGAAGGCGAGGGGCATTCGCTCGACCCCCTCAACGGCTTCGCGTTTCTCGCGGAGGCCTATCACGCGACCGCTTCCGATTGCGACGGCCGCGTGACGGTGCCGGTGCTGTGGGATCGGCAGCGCGGACGCATCGTCAATAATTCGGAGGACGACATCTGCCGCATGCTGCATGATTGCTTCGGTCCGCGCGGCGACGCCGGCACGGGTGCGGATCTTTTTCCCGCGGCCATCGCCGGGGAGCAGGCGGAACTCAGCACCTTCATTTACGAGAAGGTGAACAATGGCGTGTATCGCGCCGGTTTTGCAGATACCCAGCGGGCCTACGAAGCCGGGGCGCGGGAACTCTTTGCGGCGCTCGACGTGCTCGAAGCACGGCTGGCCCGACGGCGCTTCCTCTTCGGCTCGCACCCCGTGGAGACCGATTGGCGGCTCTTCTGCACACTTATCCGCTTCGATCCCGTCTATCACGGGCATTTCAAGTGCAACGTGCGCCGCATCGTCGACTACCCGAATCTCGCCGGCTTCACCCGCGACCTCTACCAGTGGCGGGGCATCGCCGCGCTCACGAACTTCGATCACATCAAGCGGCACTACTACTACACGCACGACGACATCAACCCGACGCGCATCGTGCCGATCGGGCCGGACCTCGCGTGGCTGGACGAGCCGGCTGTGCGGCCGGAAATGGAGTTCGCCGACGGCGAGGACGGCTGA
- a CDS encoding DUF5069 domain-containing protein, which translates to MPAAKDLARESPRSPRERVGRYVIVGRTIDKCRASIAGTLGDYHTNCPLDHLLLDWKEIGWEAFRAEIVAGSTDDEVVRFLDENGIEKSAEEVDAWSECMVAFVPLDSAAMREWFMGACEAMGFDPRTTTLFDYLDADDRATFE; encoded by the coding sequence ATGCCTGCCGCCAAAGACCTTGCCAGAGAATCGCCCCGGAGTCCGCGCGAGCGCGTGGGCCGCTATGTCATCGTGGGCCGCACGATCGACAAGTGCCGGGCCTCGATCGCGGGCACGCTCGGTGATTATCACACGAACTGTCCGCTCGATCATCTGCTGCTCGATTGGAAGGAAATCGGCTGGGAGGCGTTCCGCGCCGAGATCGTCGCCGGCAGCACCGACGATGAGGTGGTGCGCTTTCTCGACGAGAACGGGATCGAGAAAAGCGCGGAGGAAGTCGATGCCTGGAGTGAATGCATGGTGGCTTTCGTTCCGCTCGACAGCGCGGCGATGCGCGAGTGGTTCATGGGTGCCTGCGAGGCCATGGGTTTCGATCCCCGGACGACCACGCTTTTCGACTATCTCGACGCGGACGACCGCGCGACCTTCGAGTGA
- a CDS encoding TonB-dependent receptor has translation MKTESVDTHSKALKVNLDPRWYGTFAEIGAGQEVVRWFFRVGAAAGTIAQSVSAYDMKVSDAIYGHSDRYVSKGRLQAMLDREFELNLERLGAARGDTTAFFAFADTVVARSFKGGNECHGWMGIKFQSRPHDEPSQILIHVRMLDAEASLQQEALGIVGVNLCYGAFFLHHMPEQLVDSLLDMLTTGRIEIDMIEFSGIEFRNVDNRLMALQLVQLGLSGAAMFGANREVIQPSEVLYKKAVLVERGSFRPTTNVNLDMLNCALEKFKADPAVGDRPVLPIMELTMRNLLAGGKDVDRRDFLARAELLAACGMTVLISDYFEYYRLAAYLAWRTKERIGIVMGVPSLIDLFDEKYYQALPGGVLESFGRLFKNDLKLFVYPYQPTPESPQQTIANVEVNPELAPLYDYLSKRGSLVHLDNSNPKYAHIFSRDVLKRIAKGDPSWEEMVPPQVVQLIRKRGFFGCPPS, from the coding sequence GTGAAAACGGAATCTGTCGACACCCACAGCAAGGCTCTCAAGGTCAACCTCGACCCCCGCTGGTATGGGACTTTTGCAGAGATCGGCGCCGGGCAGGAAGTGGTGCGGTGGTTCTTCCGCGTCGGCGCGGCCGCCGGCACGATCGCGCAGAGTGTCTCGGCCTACGACATGAAGGTGAGCGACGCGATTTACGGTCACAGCGACCGATACGTTTCCAAGGGCCGCCTGCAGGCCATGCTCGACCGGGAGTTCGAGCTCAATCTCGAGCGGCTCGGCGCGGCCCGGGGCGACACCACCGCGTTCTTCGCCTTCGCCGATACGGTCGTGGCCCGCAGCTTCAAGGGCGGCAACGAATGCCACGGCTGGATGGGCATCAAGTTCCAGAGCCGGCCGCACGACGAACCCAGCCAGATTCTCATTCACGTCCGCATGCTCGACGCGGAGGCCTCGCTCCAGCAGGAGGCGCTCGGCATCGTCGGAGTGAACCTCTGCTACGGCGCGTTTTTCCTCCACCACATGCCCGAGCAGCTCGTCGACTCGCTGCTCGACATGCTCACGACCGGTCGCATCGAGATCGACATGATCGAATTCAGCGGCATCGAGTTCCGCAACGTGGACAATCGCCTGATGGCGCTCCAGCTCGTGCAGCTGGGCCTGAGCGGTGCGGCGATGTTCGGCGCGAATCGCGAGGTCATCCAGCCCAGCGAGGTCCTCTACAAGAAGGCGGTGCTCGTTGAGCGCGGAAGCTTTCGCCCGACGACGAACGTGAATCTCGACATGCTCAACTGCGCCCTCGAGAAATTCAAAGCCGACCCGGCCGTGGGCGATCGTCCCGTCCTGCCGATCATGGAACTCACGATGCGCAACCTGCTCGCCGGCGGGAAGGACGTGGATCGCCGCGACTTCCTCGCGCGGGCCGAGCTTCTCGCCGCCTGCGGGATGACGGTGCTCATCTCCGATTATTTCGAATACTACCGCCTCGCCGCCTACCTCGCCTGGCGAACGAAAGAGCGCATCGGCATCGTCATGGGTGTGCCAAGCCTCATCGATCTCTTCGACGAGAAATACTATCAGGCGCTTCCGGGCGGCGTGCTCGAGAGCTTCGGTCGTCTGTTCAAGAATGACCTCAAGCTCTTCGTCTACCCCTACCAGCCCACGCCGGAGTCCCCGCAGCAGACGATCGCCAACGTCGAGGTGAACCCCGAGCTCGCCCCGCTCTACGACTACCTCTCGAAGCGCGGCAGCCTCGTGCACCTCGACAACTCCAACCCGAAATACGCGCACATCTTCTCGCGCGACGTGCTCAAGCGTATCGCCAAGGGAGACCCCAGCTGGGAGGAAATGGTGCCTCCGCAGGTGGTCCAGCTCATTCGCAAGCGCGGCTTCTTCGGCTGCCCGCCGTCGTAG
- a CDS encoding PAS domain-containing protein, producing the protein MDSKQVTWSPELFRIFGLTPEDGPPSPEERRKIYPPESMERLEAAVARCLETGESFRISLEANRPDGAVLSIEAHGALLRDQTARSALVHGVVLDRTEERRARAALEASEAQFASAFEYAVIGKALVSPDGRWLKVNRAMCEMLGYTEAELMRMTFQEITHPDDLEADLKLVEEMLTNKRQTYQIEKRYFHRSRRIVWALLSVSLVRDAAGRPLNFISQVQDITARKQAEAERQHLFEFSLDLLCISGLDGYLRQVNPAWTRVLGWSEEELLSRPVFKFLHPDDLEATEAGRAGLMTGRPLQDLENRYRCKDGSYRWLSWRSFSRPEEGVVFAIARDITDRKQAEAALRQTSDRLLLATRVARLGIWEWNVVENFTVWDDAMHEIYGLPPGTVVDGFKEWERFLHPDDSLRMHELVDAVLAGPAELDSEFRIVTPGGQVRHIKVNALVQRAVDGQPLRMIGTNLDITEQRESEEHLRALAHRLQLAKDLAGVGVFDYEVRTDTLLWDERLHEIYGTNPENEDEEPGIERWRSRVHPEDLPLAEAACFGIMVDPHGGSDISYRIRRASDGALRHLRSVAKVERDAVLHPIRVIGMNLDVTEEIELQEHLRRAGQAAEAASRAKSEFLAMMSHEIRTPMNAVIGYGDLLRLTALAPEQADMVDNIQRGGANLLEIIEGILDFSKIEAGKLTLRFEPLDLQVLIADVCDLLAVTAQTQGLRFEQVLAPDLPERLVGDSQAIKRILTNLLGNAIKFTETGFVRLAASRKDVAGEPFLRLEVTDSGIGLTAETLERIFRPFSQGDSSNKRRFGGTGLGLVISRRLAEAMGGSLTAGARPGGGAVFVFSLPIRSVLEIPDHHNPLPVVRTSSTASVSPDLRILLVEDNPVNRQLMTRLIQRLGCTSTAVADGREALHALALTAYDVVLMDLQMPVMDGWEAAVEIRRRESADPSIPRSYLIAQSASAMEEDARRCREIGMDDHLSKPVTLQSLAAALARAPASRRKAT; encoded by the coding sequence ATGGATTCGAAACAGGTCACCTGGTCGCCGGAGCTTTTTCGTATTTTTGGACTGACTCCGGAGGATGGACCGCCGAGTCCGGAAGAACGCCGAAAAATCTATCCACCGGAGAGCATGGAACGGCTGGAGGCGGCTGTCGCGCGTTGCCTGGAGACAGGCGAATCTTTTCGGATCTCCCTCGAGGCGAACCGGCCCGACGGTGCGGTGCTTTCGATCGAGGCCCATGGCGCGCTCCTGCGGGACCAGACCGCGCGTTCGGCCCTGGTCCATGGAGTGGTGCTCGATCGCACGGAGGAACGAAGAGCGCGGGCCGCGCTGGAAGCAAGTGAGGCGCAGTTCGCGAGCGCCTTCGAATACGCGGTGATTGGAAAGGCGCTGGTTTCACCGGATGGCCGCTGGCTCAAGGTGAATCGCGCGATGTGCGAGATGCTGGGCTACACCGAGGCCGAGCTGATGCGGATGACCTTCCAGGAGATCACCCATCCCGACGATCTCGAGGCGGACCTGAAGCTCGTCGAGGAAATGCTCACCAACAAGCGACAGACCTACCAGATCGAGAAGCGATACTTTCATCGCTCGCGGCGAATCGTGTGGGCGCTGCTGAGCGTTTCGCTCGTGCGGGATGCCGCCGGCCGGCCGCTCAATTTCATCTCGCAGGTGCAGGACATCACCGCGCGCAAGCAGGCCGAGGCCGAGCGCCAGCACCTGTTCGAATTTTCGCTCGATCTGCTCTGCATTTCCGGGCTCGACGGCTACCTGCGGCAGGTGAACCCGGCGTGGACGCGCGTGCTCGGCTGGTCGGAAGAGGAATTGCTGAGCCGCCCCGTTTTCAAGTTCCTGCACCCCGATGACCTCGAGGCGACCGAGGCCGGGCGGGCGGGGCTCATGACAGGGCGGCCGCTCCAAGACCTCGAGAATCGCTACCGGTGCAAGGACGGCAGTTATCGGTGGCTCTCGTGGCGCTCGTTCTCGCGACCGGAGGAGGGAGTTGTCTTTGCGATCGCGCGCGATATCACGGATCGCAAGCAGGCGGAGGCCGCGCTTCGGCAGACGTCCGATCGCCTGCTGCTGGCGACGCGCGTGGCGCGGCTCGGCATTTGGGAATGGAATGTCGTCGAGAACTTCACGGTCTGGGACGACGCCATGCACGAGATCTACGGTCTGCCTCCAGGCACGGTCGTGGACGGCTTCAAGGAATGGGAGCGCTTCCTCCATCCGGACGATTCCCTGCGGATGCATGAGCTCGTCGACGCCGTTCTCGCCGGCCCGGCGGAGCTGGATTCGGAGTTCCGCATTGTGACCCCCGGCGGCCAGGTGCGGCACATCAAGGTCAACGCCCTCGTGCAACGGGCCGTCGACGGGCAGCCGCTTCGGATGATCGGCACGAATCTCGACATCACGGAGCAGCGCGAATCCGAGGAACACCTGCGCGCGCTCGCGCATCGGCTTCAGCTTGCGAAGGACCTCGCGGGCGTCGGGGTGTTCGACTACGAGGTCCGCACGGACACCTTGCTGTGGGACGAGCGATTGCACGAAATTTACGGGACCAATCCCGAGAACGAGGACGAGGAGCCCGGAATCGAGCGGTGGCGTTCTCGGGTGCACCCGGAGGACCTTCCGCTCGCCGAGGCGGCGTGTTTCGGAATCATGGTCGATCCGCATGGCGGCTCCGACATCAGCTATCGCATTCGCCGGGCGTCCGACGGTGCTTTGCGGCATTTGCGCTCCGTCGCCAAGGTCGAGCGGGATGCCGTCCTGCACCCGATTCGCGTCATCGGCATGAACCTCGACGTCACCGAGGAGATCGAGCTGCAGGAACACTTGCGTCGCGCCGGCCAGGCGGCCGAGGCCGCCAGCCGGGCGAAATCGGAGTTCCTCGCCATGATGAGCCATGAGATTCGCACGCCGATGAATGCGGTGATCGGCTACGGCGATCTGTTGCGCCTCACCGCGCTCGCCCCCGAGCAGGCCGACATGGTCGACAACATCCAGCGGGGTGGGGCAAACCTGCTCGAGATCATCGAAGGCATTCTCGACTTTTCCAAGATCGAGGCCGGGAAGCTCACCCTGCGCTTCGAGCCGCTCGACCTGCAGGTGCTGATTGCCGACGTCTGCGATCTCCTCGCCGTCACCGCGCAGACGCAGGGATTGCGGTTCGAACAGGTCCTTGCGCCGGATTTGCCGGAGCGACTGGTCGGCGATTCTCAGGCGATCAAGCGCATCCTCACCAATCTTCTCGGCAACGCGATCAAGTTCACGGAGACCGGTTTCGTGCGGCTGGCCGCATCCCGGAAAGACGTGGCTGGCGAGCCGTTCCTGCGTCTGGAGGTCACGGATTCCGGCATCGGTCTCACTGCGGAGACGCTCGAGCGGATCTTTCGGCCCTTCTCCCAGGGCGACTCGTCGAACAAGCGCCGCTTTGGCGGCACGGGGCTGGGCCTGGTCATCTCGCGTCGGCTCGCGGAGGCCATGGGGGGCAGCCTGACCGCGGGCGCCCGGCCTGGCGGCGGAGCGGTTTTCGTTTTCTCGCTACCGATCCGGTCTGTCTTGGAGATTCCCGATCATCACAATCCTCTGCCGGTCGTCCGGACTTCCTCGACGGCGTCCGTTTCTCCCGATCTGAGAATCCTTCTCGTCGAGGATAACCCGGTGAACCGCCAGTTGATGACGCGTCTCATTCAGCGTCTCGGTTGCACGTCCACCGCCGTCGCCGACGGCCGGGAGGCCCTGCACGCTCTGGCTCTCACTGCCTACGACGTCGTCCTGATGGACCTCCAGATGCCGGTGATGGACGGCTGGGAGGCTGCCGTGGAGATTCGCCGGCGCGAAAGTGCGGACCCCTCGATTCCGCGCAGTTACCTCATTGCGCAGAGTGCTTCCGCCATGGAGGAAGACGCCCGGCGCTGCCGCGAGATCGGCATGGATGACCACCTCAGCAAGCCTGTCACTCTCCAAAGTCTCGCGGCCGCGCTCGCGCGCGCTCCCGCCAGCCGCAGGAAGGCTACCTGA